The Bacteroidales bacterium nucleotide sequence CTATCTTTTAGTTCAAGATCGCTGGATTTAACTCTTCTTATATTCGTATTTGCTGACATATCCACTAGATTTTTAGTCCGCCTTCTCTTGCTGCATCAGCCAAAGCCTTTACACGGCCATGGTAAAGATAACCGTTGCGGTCAAAAACCACATCAGTAATTCCTTTCTCTAATGCCACTTTAGCTGCAAGTTGCCCTACAAGACGAGCCTGTTCAATTTTAGTAATTTTGGTTTTCTCAGCGATCTCTTTAGCAGCAGACGAGGCGTGAGCCAAGGTTACTCCTTTTGAGTCGTCTATGAATTGTACATAGATCTGTGCATTGCTCCTGAAAACCGTTAAACGAGGCTTCCCGGTAGTACCGGAAATTTTCTTGCGTATTCTCCTTTTGATTCGGAGTCTTCTCTCTGATTTTGTCAAAGCCATTTTTAATCAGTTTTAACAGGTTATACACTAGCTGATTTACCAGCTTTTCTTCTAATAACTTCACCAACAAATTTAATCCCTTTACCTTTGTATGGTTCAGGTTTTCTAAGTGAGCGAATTTTAGCTGCTACCGATCCAATGAGTTGCTTATCAATGCTTCGTAGTGTTATAGTAGGATTTCCTCTACGCTCAGTTTTTGCTTCTACTTTTACTTCATCTGGAAGTAAAACATGAATATCGTGTGAAAAGCCAAGGCTTAGTTCAAGAACTTGCCCTTTAGCTTCGGCCTTATATCCAACACCTATTAACTCTTGCTGAATCTCCCATCCTTTTGAAACACCAATAACCATATTACTGATGAGTGAACGATAGAGACCATGCATGGCACGATGACGTTTTTGCTCTGTTGGTCTGGTGAGAACAACAGTATCTCCCTCCAAGTTAATTGAGATGTCAGGGTCAACTTTCTGGGATAGCTCCCCCAGAGGGCCTTTTACGCTTACCACATTATCAGCGCTAACTTTCACGCTTACACCCTGTGGTAGGTTTACAGGTTTTTTTCCGATCCTAGACATTGTTAATTATTAATTAAATTAGTAAATATAGCAAAGTACTTCACCACCAACTTTCTTCACACGTGCTTCCTTTTCAGTCATCACACCATGTGAAGTACTTATGATAGCTATTCCTAAGCCGTTAAGAACACGTGGTAGCTGATCTGCACTAACATAGCGTCTTAAACCAGGACTACTTACGCGCTCTATGTGCTTTATTGCACTCTTTTTTGACTCAGGGTTATATTTAAGCGCTATTTTAATCATTCCCTGCTTACTATCCTCTTCAAGTTTATAGTTTAGAATATACCCTTTTTCGAAAAGAATACGAGTAATATCTTTTAAAATACTTGAAGCAGGAATTTCTACCACACGGTGATTCGCCATAATAGCGTTTCTTACGCGGGTTAGATAATCTGCAATTGGGTCGGTAATCATGTTAATTATAGTTATAAGTTTTACCAACTAGCTTTTTTAATTCCAGGTATTAAACCATTAGAAGCCATTTCTCTAAAGGTTATCCTGCTTATTCCAAACTGACGCATATATCCGCGTGGCCTTCCGGTCAACATGCAACGATTGCGTAAACGAATTGGGTTTGAATTACGAGGTAGTTTTTGTAGACCAACATAATCTCCTTCTTCTTTAAGCCTTGCGCGCTTTTCAGCATATTTTGCGATGAGTTTTGCACGTTTAACCTCACGGGCTTTCATTGACTCTTTAGCCATACACTAGTTCTTTTTAGCGTTTTTAAAAGGTATTCCAAATTCACGGAGTAAGGCATAAGCCTCTTCATCAGATTTAGCAGAGGTAACAATAGTTATCTCCATACCAAGAATCTTATTAATTTTATCGATATCTATCTCTGGGAAGATAATTTGCTCCTGAATACCGAGGGTATAGTTTCCACGACCATCAAGTTTATCACTAATCCCTTTGAAATCGCGAATACGTGGAAGTGATACGTTAACAAGTCTCTCAAGAAACTCGAACATACGTTCACGACGAAGTGTAACCTTCAATCCAATAGGAACGTTTTTACGAAGTTTAAAGTTTGAAATATCCTTCCTTGAGTTTGTTTGAATCACTTTTTGACCTGTAATCTGAGTTAATTCATTCTGTGCATTTTCGATAATTTTCTTATCGGCAACAGCTTGTCCAACGCCTTGGTTGATTACAATCTTTTCCAAACGGGGTACCTGCATTACGCTTTTATAGCTGAATTCCTTCATCAATGCAGGAATAATCTCCTCGTTATATTTTTTGCTGAGGTTTGGTACGTATTCCATTACTTAATCTCCTCTCCTGATTTTTTAGAATAGCGAACTAGCTTACCATTCTCGTTTAACCGACGACCTATACGTGACGGTTTCCCAGATGTGGGATCAATTAACATTAGGTTCGAAATATGAACCGGAGCTTCCTTCTTAATAATTCCACCTTGGGGGTGCTTAGCATTAGGTTTTGTATGCTTAGATACCATGTTAACGCCTTCAACGATAGCACGGCTGTCTTTTACAATAACGCTGAGTACTCTTCCCTGTTGGCCTTTGGATTCTCCTGAGTTCACGAACACCAAATCCCCTTTTTTTATGTGTAACTTACTTGCCATCAGTGTAATAATTTACTTGTTATAATACCTCTGGTGCCAGGGATACAATTTTCATATAGCTATCGCGAAGTTCTCTAGCAACTGGGCCGAAAATACGCGTTCCGCGAATTTCACCCTGCGCATTAAGAAGAACGCAAGCATTATCATCAAAACGGATGTATGAACCGTCTGGACGTCGCATCTCTTTCTTTGTGCGAACTACTACGGCCTTGGTAACAGTACCCTTTTTAACTTCGCCGCCAGGCATAGCACTTTTTACAGTAACTACTATTTTATCACCAATGCGTGCATAACGTTTTGCTGTACCGCCAAGTACTCTGATGCAAAGTACTTCCTTTGCACCGCTGTTATCAGCAACTACTAAACGACTCTCTTGTTGTATCATGGCTACTTAGCTCTTTCAATGATTTCAACTAATCTCCAGCACTTTGTTTTGCTCAAAGGGCGGACTTCCATAATTCTAACAACATCACCAATATTTGAGGTATTAGCTTCGTCATGAGCATAGAATTTGGTAGTTCTGTTAACAAACTTACCGTAGATGGGATGTTTTACTTTTCGTTTTACAGCAACAACTATGGATTTTTCCATTTTATTGCTTACAACGATCCCTGTTCTTTCTTTACGTAAATTTCTTGTATTCTCTTCCATCTCTGTTAGCTTTTCTTGTTCTCTTTGAGATTACGTTCGCCAAGAATAGTTTTTAATCTTGCAATATTCTTGCGAGTATCAGTAATCTTCATAGGATTATCGAGGGGCGATATGCTGTGATTAAGCTTTAGCTTAAGTAGCTGTGCTTTCTCATTATCAATACGCTCCTCCAGCTCCTTGGTTGTTAGTTCTCTTATCTCTGCTGTTTTCATAGCTCGTTAGATAGCTGTTTCAGTATAATCGTTACGAACAACGAACTTAGTGGCTATTGGAAGTTTTTGCGCTGCTAGGCGTAATGCTTCCTTAGCTACCTCGAACGATACTCCTTCGGCTTCAATAATAATCCGACCTGGAGTTATAGGAGCAACAAATCCCTCAGGTGCACCCTTACCCTTACCCATACGTACTTCGGCTGGTTTCTTGGTAATAGGCTTATCTGGGAATATACGGATCCATATTTGACCTTCACGTTTCATATAACGGGTCACTGCCTGACGAGCAGCCTCAATCTGGCGACCGGTAATCCAACATGGCTCCATCGCTTTGATTCCGAAAGAACCGAATGCAAGTTGATTGCCACGTTGAGCATTGCCTTTCATACGGCCTTTTTGCTGCCTCCTGAACTTGGTTTTCTTTGGCTGTAACATTTCCTAAAAGTCCTTTTAGTTCTTAAAACTATTTCCTTTTCTTTCTAGGTCCGCGTTGTTGCTTTCCTTGATTAGTATTTTGATGTTGTTGAGTAGCAGGTGATGAGGCTCCTAAGTTTGGAGACAAATCACGTTTTCCGTATACTTCACCATTGCATATCCATACTTTAATACCAATTAATCCTACTTTGGTGTGAGCCTCAGCAAGAGCATAATCGATATCAGCACGAAAGGTGTGTAATGGAATTCTACCCTCTTTATAGGTTTCAGAGCGTGCCATTTCTGCACCTCCTAAACGACCTGAGATTTGAACTTTAATCCCTTCTGCTCCCATTCTAATAGTAGAAGCAATTGACATCTTAATGGCACGGCGGAATGATATACGACCTTCAATCTGGCGAGCGATATTGCTACCTACGATAACAGCATCTAGTTCAGGACGTTTCACTTCGTAAATGTTGATTTGCACTTCTTTTTTAGTGATCTTCTTAAGTTCTTCCTTAAGTTTATCAACTTCTTGACCACCTTTACCAATTATGATGCCTGGTCTAGCGGTATGTACTGTAACAGTTATCAGTTTTAACGTACGCTCAATTACAATCTTTGAAATACTGGCTTTTGCAAGTCTCGCGCTGAGGTATTCGCGAATTTTGCTGTCCTCAACGATCTTTTGAGCATAGTTGTTACCACCATACCAATTAGAATCCCATCCTTTGATGATTCCTAATCTGTTTGCTATTGGATTTACTTTATTTCCCATCTAGCTAGTTTTTTGTAGTATCGTTATTAACTGCACTGTCTAAAACAACGGTAACGTGATTTGAATGCTTACGAATTCTATGTGCACGTCCCTGTGGAGCTGTCCTAATACGTTTAAGCTGTTTTCCTTGATCAACAAATATTTCCTTTACATAAAGGTTTGCTTCTTCAAGACGAACGCCTTCATTTTTTGCTTGCCAATTGGCAACTGCTGAAAGAAGTAGTTTCTCAACCTTAATTGCTGCTTCCTTAGGAGTAAACTTCAGGATGTTAAGGGCATTATTAACTTCTTTACCACGTATCATATCTACAACCAAACGCATTTTGCGGGGAGAAGATGGGCAATTGCGAAGTATTGCAAAAGCTTTCTTCTTTTTCTCCTCCTTTATTTGGTTGGCCATTAATTGTTTTCTTGCACCCATTGCTAAGTTTCTTTAAAAATCAATTCACTTATTTCTTCTTATTACCTGCATGTCCACGGAAGGTACGAGTTGGAGCAAATTCGCCAAGCTTGTGCCCTACCATATTTTCGGTAACATATACTGGGATAAATTTATTCCCATTATGAACTGCTATGGTGTGTCCAACAAATTCAGGAGATATCATCGACCTTCTTGACCAAGTTTTAATAACTGTCTTCTTAGTTGTAGCGTTCATGTCAACAACACGCTTATCCAACTTATAGTCAATAAAAGGACCTTTTTTGAGTGATCGACTCATAACTTACTGTTTTATCTAATTACTTTTTCCTGCGTTCTATAATAAACTTGTTGGAGCTGTTCTTCGGAGAGCGTGTCTTATAGCCCTTTGCAGGGATACCCTTGCGTGAGCGTGGGTGACCTCCAGAAGCACGACCTTCGCCACCACCCATTGGGTGATCTACTGGGTTCATAGCAACCCCTCTAGTGCGAGGACGACGTCCTAACCATCTTGAGCGACCAGCTTTACCAGATTTCTCCAGTGCATGGTCAGAGTTA carries:
- the rpsC gene encoding 30S ribosomal protein S3; this translates as MGNKVNPIANRLGIIKGWDSNWYGGNNYAQKIVEDSKIREYLSARLAKASISKIVIERTLKLITVTVHTARPGIIIGKGGQEVDKLKEELKKITKKEVQINIYEVKRPELDAVIVGSNIARQIEGRISFRRAIKMSIASTIRMGAEGIKVQISGRLGGAEMARSETYKEGRIPLHTFRADIDYALAEAHTKVGLIGIKVWICNGEVYGKRDLSPNLGASSPATQQHQNTNQGKQQRGPRKKRK
- the rpsN gene encoding 30S ribosomal protein S14, whose translation is MAKESMKAREVKRAKLIAKYAEKRARLKEEGDYVGLQKLPRNSNPIRLRNRCMLTGRPRGYMRQFGISRITFREMASNGLIPGIKKASW
- the rpsH gene encoding 30S ribosomal protein S8, producing the protein MTDPIADYLTRVRNAIMANHRVVEIPASSILKDITRILFEKGYILNYKLEEDSKQGMIKIALKYNPESKKSAIKHIERVSSPGLRRYVSADQLPRVLNGLGIAIISTSHGVMTEKEARVKKVGGEVLCYIY
- the rplV gene encoding 50S ribosomal protein L22, with the protein product MGARKQLMANQIKEEKKKKAFAILRNCPSSPRKMRLVVDMIRGKEVNNALNILKFTPKEAAIKVEKLLLSAVANWQAKNEGVRLEEANLYVKEIFVDQGKQLKRIRTAPQGRAHRIRKHSNHVTVVLDSAVNNDTTKN
- the rpsS gene encoding 30S ribosomal protein S19; the encoded protein is MSRSLKKGPFIDYKLDKRVVDMNATTKKTVIKTWSRRSMISPEFVGHTIAVHNGNKFIPVYVTENMVGHKLGEFAPTRTFRGHAGNKKK
- the rplP gene encoding 50S ribosomal protein L16 — encoded protein: MLQPKKTKFRRQQKGRMKGNAQRGNQLAFGSFGIKAMEPCWITGRQIEAARQAVTRYMKREGQIWIRIFPDKPITKKPAEVRMGKGKGAPEGFVAPITPGRIIIEAEGVSFEVAKEALRLAAQKLPIATKFVVRNDYTETAI
- the rplF gene encoding 50S ribosomal protein L6; the protein is MSRIGKKPVNLPQGVSVKVSADNVVSVKGPLGELSQKVDPDISINLEGDTVVLTRPTEQKRHRAMHGLYRSLISNMVIGVSKGWEIQQELIGVGYKAEAKGQVLELSLGFSHDIHVLLPDEVKVEAKTERRGNPTITLRSIDKQLIGSVAAKIRSLRKPEPYKGKGIKFVGEVIRRKAGKSASV
- the rplX gene encoding 50S ribosomal protein L24, with the protein product MASKLHIKKGDLVFVNSGESKGQQGRVLSVIVKDSRAIVEGVNMVSKHTKPNAKHPQGGIIKKEAPVHISNLMLIDPTSGKPSRIGRRLNENGKLVRYSKKSGEEIK
- a CDS encoding 50S ribosomal protein L18, which gives rise to MALTKSERRLRIKRRIRKKISGTTGKPRLTVFRSNAQIYVQFIDDSKGVTLAHASSAAKEIAEKTKITKIEQARLVGQLAAKVALEKGITDVVFDRNGYLYHGRVKALADAAREGGLKI
- the rplE gene encoding 50S ribosomal protein L5 gives rise to the protein MEYVPNLSKKYNEEIIPALMKEFSYKSVMQVPRLEKIVINQGVGQAVADKKIIENAQNELTQITGQKVIQTNSRKDISNFKLRKNVPIGLKVTLRRERMFEFLERLVNVSLPRIRDFKGISDKLDGRGNYTLGIQEQIIFPEIDIDKINKILGMEITIVTSAKSDEEAYALLREFGIPFKNAKKN
- the rpsQ gene encoding 30S ribosomal protein S17 — translated: MEENTRNLRKERTGIVVSNKMEKSIVVAVKRKVKHPIYGKFVNRTTKFYAHDEANTSNIGDVVRIMEVRPLSKTKCWRLVEIIERAK
- the rpmC gene encoding 50S ribosomal protein L29, producing the protein MKTAEIRELTTKELEERIDNEKAQLLKLKLNHSISPLDNPMKITDTRKNIARLKTILGERNLKENKKS
- the rplN gene encoding 50S ribosomal protein L14; its protein translation is MIQQESRLVVADNSGAKEVLCIRVLGGTAKRYARIGDKIVVTVKSAMPGGEVKKGTVTKAVVVRTKKEMRRPDGSYIRFDDNACVLLNAQGEIRGTRIFGPVARELRDSYMKIVSLAPEVL